The window TACAGGCCGGAGGAGGAAGCAACATCTCAAGCTTCCTTCGGCCCTATGGTTGGTTCGAACGCGCTCAGCGCGGGTGCCCGCCGTACCCGTTTCGCCATTCGGCCAATGGCGAGCTCGGGTGAACGGCAAAGACACCGCGAATGTCGCGAAGAGATCGCGTGGCGGATCAGCCGCATTCCATACGCGTAGACAGGCCAATACCACCAGGCCGCCGGAGGCGATTCCGATCGCGACGGCGAGATCGCGCCGCCAACGCGAGAAGATCGACCTGCGACCTGTGGTCAACGGGAAACATATCATTGTCGCCACAGCCGAGATAACGACGCAGTTCAGCAAGGCGCGGCGGAGCACTGGATCGAAGATGAGACTCAGCAGCAGGACCCAGGACGCCAGCACCACGAGCAAGGCAGCCGCGATCCAGGCCGCCGCGGACAGAAGCGGCCGAGCCTTCGACCTCCCGAGGATCGAGCTAGCAACCGCTGCCGTTGCGACAACAGCGATCAGACAAATCGCGACAATGCCGAGAGCCAGCAGCGCAGGACTATAATCAGCGGTTTTGAGTCCTTGGAGGAAATCCTGCCACGCCCCACCCGAAGAGAGCCATCCCGAGAACCTCGCTGCCAGACCGTTCTCGATCAGCATGGAGAAACGATGGAGCATCGCGGTTGCAGCCTCGAGCTCGTCGGTCCGTAAATCGGCAGCCATGGTCTCAGTCTCGCGTGGAAGTCGACGACATTGGCCTGTCCACGCCAAACGTGGCGTCGACAGCGCGGTCTGGCATTGGGCCTGCCCCTTTCCCAACACAGGCGTCCGCCTGTCTTGCCATTTCGCCACAATCGCGCCCGGCAATTCTCCATCCCCACCGGTCGGAAATCGCCAACCGTTGTGTGGCGCGGGATGAGCCTCCGCCCTAGGGCGCTTTGTTCTGATCACTCAGGAGGAGCAGGGTGAGAGAGCACGCTGTACAATCAAAGACTGAATAATCCCCGCGGGGTTGGCCGGCGCCGCTCCCAGAAATTTTGGCAGACCCGCTACCGACATTCCGTTGCTAAGGAGGATTTTTGACACGCTCCGAACTTCGCCTATGGGTCGAGAGCCAACTTTGATCCACCCGGCAGGGAATGTCCGGTTGCTGGCGATGGGCCAATGTCTGGTAGTGGCGCAAAATGCCCCTACGTTAGCGCTGAAGATCGATCCAATAGCCTGACCGATAGGTAATCGGCAGGAACTGCTCGTGCAGCCGGCGCAGTGTGTCATCGGGATCAAGATCAGCGAACAGTTCGGGATGCAGCCAGCGGGCGATCCGCTGGAGCGCCACGAACTGGTACGGGCTGGTGTAGAACTGGTGCCAGATCGCGTGGACGCGGCCGGCCCTGACCGCCTTCGTCGCTCGGAAGGCCGGCCGCGCCGCCAGCGCGGCAAGCTTCTCCTGCGCCTTGCGAAGATCGGCGCCGGGGCCGAGACCGACCCAGGCGCCATTCGGCGCCAGCGCTTCCCAGTTGCCGCCGGTGACGATCACCACATCGGGATCGCGCACAATGATCGTCTCGGGATTGATCGTCCCGAACGTGCCAGCGAGCAGCTCGCTGCCGAGATTGATGCCGCCGGCAGCGGCGACTATGGCGCCGAAATTCTCGTTGCCAAAGCTCAAGCAGCATTCGTCGGAATAGCCGGGAATCCGGTCGAGCATGACCAGCGGCCTGGCCAGCGGGCCGGCCGCGGCGAGCCGCTCTGTCACGCGAGCGACCTCCGCAGCCCGGAAGGCGATCAGCGCCTCGGCGATCTCGCTTTTGCCGAAGAGCTGCCCTAGCAGGCGCAGGGACGGCTTGGTGTTCCGCGAGGGCGCTTGCCGGAAGTCGACATAGACGACCGGGATGCCCAGCTCTGCCAGCCGCTCGACCAAACGGATCTCCTCGGCCGGGCGCTGCATCTCGGCTCCGAGCACGACGAGATCGGGCCACAGCGAGATCGCCTTCTCGATGTCGAAGGAGCCGCGACTGGGGGAGCCGAAGCGCGGCAGCGCCGCCGCCTGCGGAAAGCGCGCGACATAGGCGGCATATGTGTCGGGATCGGATTTCTCGAAATCCTCGCCCCAGCCGACGATCCGCCCGAACGCATTCTCGCGGTCGAGCGCCGCGGTGACATGGATCTGCCGGCCCTCGCCGAGAATGACGCGACGGACGGGAACCGTGACGGAGACCTGTCGTCCCGCCACGTCGGTCACCGTGACGGTCTCCGCCATCGCGCGTGCTGGCATGAGCGCGAGCCAGGTGAGCAGCGCAAGCGCAAACCAGCGCAGGGTGCTCGCACAGCGGGGCCGCTGCCCGCTCACGCTAGAGATCCATCGACATCGACAGCCGGAAGGTGCGCGGCGCACCGACATAGAAGGTGCCGAACGAGGCGACGCTCGACCAGTACTTGGTGTCGGCGACGTTCTGGACCGTGGCGCGGAACACGGTCTTGCGCCCGGCGATCTCGGTGGCGTAGCGCGCGCCGAGGTCGAACCGCGTCCAGTCCGGCAGCGACTGGGTATTGGCCGCGTCGACATACTGCTTGCCGGTGTAGACAAGCGTCCCCGTGAGCGTCAGGCCTCTGAGCCAGGGCACGTCCCATTCGGCACCCAGATTGAGCTGCACCGGCGCGACGCCGATCGGCCGGTTGCCAAGATTGGCGGCGACCGCGGTCTTAGTCAGCTTTCCGTCGAGGAGCGAGGCGCCGCCCAGCAAGCGCAGCTGCGGCGTGACCTCGCCATAGACGCTGAGCTCGAGCCCGCGCACGCGCTGCTCGCCGGTCACGGAGAACAGGCCGCTATTCAGTTCGCCGCTGGGCTTGCTGATCTGGAAGCCGGCGAGCGAGGCACCGAAGCTGCCATGTTGCAGCTTGACGCCCGCCTCGTACTGCTTGGTGCGGTAGGGTGCGAAGGTCTCGCCGGCATTGCTCGCCGTGGTCGGAGCGACGTCGCCGCGGCTCAAGCCCTCCACGTAATTCGCGTAGACCGAGAGGTAGTCCAGCGGCCGCAGCACGAGGCCCACCATTGGCGTGGTGGCATTTTCGTCATAGGCCGAGGTCAGGATGCCGGTCCCCGCCGCATAATTGTTGATCGCGACCGACTGGCGCCGGATACCGAGCGTCAGCATGACGCGGTCGTCGAAGGCCGACATCGTGTCGGCCAGCGCGAAGCTGGTCAGGTCGCTGTCGGAGAGGCGCGTGCGCGGGGCGCGGCTCGCAAACTGCGTGGCGCTCCAGCTCGGTGCATAGATGTTCGAGAGGACGGCCGTGCCGTTCGTCAGGGCCCGCTCCAGCGTCTCGCGATAGTAGGAGGCCTGCAGCGTCAGCGAATGCTTGATGAAGCCGGTCTCGAAGCGGGCACGGATGCCGGCTTCATAGCTCTGGCGGCCGATGCCGAGATCGAAATATTGCGGGGTGTGGCTGGTGTCGCCACGGGCGTTCAGGATCGTCGGCAGGCCGAAGAAGCGCTCGACCCGGGTCTGCGAGCCGCCGGCATTGCCGAAGACGGTGATGTTGTCGGTGAGGTCGAACTCGTTCTTCCACAGCACCGAGCGATCATCGATGCGCGACCATTCCCAGGGCTGGATGACGTTCTCGCGCCCGCTCGGGGCTGAAGGGACGCGCAGGCCTCGCGTCATCAGGAACGGGCGGTTGGGCGCGTCGAGCTCGTCCCGCTGCGCCAGGGCATAGAGCCAGCTGCGGAAGCGCGCACCCTGATAATCAAGCGCCAGCGAGCCGATGCCCGTCGTCTCGGATTGCCGGTTCACCGCCGTATCGCCACCGCGCAGCGAACCATTGACGCGCACGCCGAACTCGCGGCCCGTGCCGAAGCGGCGAGCGACGTCGAAGGTCGCGCCGCCATAGGCTCGCGACGAGAACTCGGCCCCGACGCGGGTGAGATCGGCCTCGGCGCGCTTGGGCACGACGTTGATCACGCCGCCAACGCCGCCATTGGGCGCGATGCCGGTCAGCGCCGCCGCCGGGCCCTTCAGCACCTCGATGCGCTCGGCATAATCGGTGAAGACGCGATAGTTCGGCGCGACGCCATAGACGCCGTCGAAGGCGATCTCGCCGCTATTGCCCTCGCCGATCGGGAAGCCGCGGATATTGAAGGAATCGACGATGCCGCCCGACGGATGCGAGCTGCGCACCGAGGGATCAAGGATCAGCGCATCGGCGACCGTCGAGGCCTGGAGATTGCGGGCGAGCTCACCGGTATAGCTCGTCGTGCTGAGCGGGGATTTCAGCGTCTCCGCATTGCCGAGCAGGCCGAGCCGGCTGCCTTGGGCGACCTGCCCGCCGGCAAACGGAGCGGGCACGCCGGAGGCGCGGGCCGGGCCGTCGACCACGATCTCGTCGAGCCGGACCTGACCGTCATTGCGCTCCTGGGCACTCGCTGCCGAAGCCGCGACGACGGCAAGGGCCGTGCCCGCCAGCAAGGACAAGGGGAGCCTTGCACGCCCGGCAGTACCGCAGGGAACAGACCGAGGCAGCAACATTGCGAGACGAATTTTCGACATAACGAGACCCCGGAACCGCCGCCGGAGTTGATTCCAGCTGGCGGGGACCCTGTTCGTCACGGGCTAAAAAGAAAAGCACGCAGACGTTGTAATGCAAAACGATCAATAGATCGCATACCTACGTGCTAATTTTGCAACGAATACTTTATAATTACTTCAATCGATGCATTTTTGTGAACACACCGACAGCGCCGCACGAATGCTCGCGCGACGTCATCTCATGTCCGAACGATGCGGTACCGCGATGCGGCGTTGACCGTCGACCGCGTTTATTCGTGGGGGGCTTCTGAAAATTAGAGGCAGCTCGCCTTCAAGCTGAGTAGCGCCTGACCAGCTCGCGTGCGGCCGAGATCTCGTCGCAGATCCATTCGTCGACCAGCCTGACCTCGCGGCGCCGGCGCATGCCGGGCGGCCGGACGAGGTAGTAGGAAATGCCGGTCGGCACGGCCCTGCGCAACGGCACGACGAGCCGGCCGTCCTGGATCGCCTCATGGGCAAGGACGACATCGGTCATGGCGACACCCAGCCCGGCCTCAGCCGCGCTGAGCGCCATGTCGAGCGCGTCGAAATCGAGCCCATGGCGGGTCTCGATATGCATCCCCGATTTCTCGGACCAGGTCCGCCAGTCGCGCCGGTCGGGCAGCGGGTGGAGCAGCGTCGCCTCGGGCAGGTCCGCGCCAGAGAAGCGGCCACCGCCATAGGAAGGCGCGCAGACCGGCAGGATCCATTCCGGATAGAGCTCGGTGACGCAGTCGAGCGGCCAATTGCCCATGCCGTAGCGGATGCCGAGATCGGCATCGGCATCGTTGAGCGTCATGTCGTTCAGCCGGGTCTGAACGCTGACCTTCACCAGCGGGTGCCGCTCCTGGAAGGCCTTCAGGCGCGGCAACAGCCAGCGCAGCGCGAAGGTCGGCAGGCACTTGATCGTGACCGTCTCTTGCTCGGCGCGGAACGGCGTGATCGCCTCGGCGATATGGTCGAACGCCTCCTTGACGCTGAGTGCGAGGCGCTGGCCGGCATCGGTGATCTCGAGCCCGTTATGGGTGCGCTGGAACAGCGGCGTGCCAAGCTGGTCCTCGAGGATCTTGACCTGCCGGCTGACGGCGCTCTCGCTGACATTGAGCGCGGCCGCGGCCTTCTTGATGCTGAGTTGGGCGGCGACGATCTCGAAGCAGCGCAGGGCATTGAGGGAGGGCAGCCGGCGGGTCATGGCCGCAGGCTCGGGCGCGGTGCTGTCGCGGCCGCCCGTCTCATCGGATGTCCATGCGCGGGTCGAGCGCATCCCTCAGCCCGTCTCCCGTGAAGTTGAAGCTCGTCACCGCCAGTGTAATGGCAGCTCCCGGCAGGATCGCAAGCCATGGCGCGCTCGTCAGGTAGATCTGGGCATTGTTGAGCATGTTTCCCCAGCTCGCAGTCGGCGGCTGGATGCCGTAGCCGAGGAAGCTGACATAGGATTCGAGCAGGATGGCGCGGGCGACGTTGAGCGTCGCCGCGACGACGATCGGCGCCATGGCGTTGGGCAGGAGCTCGCGCACCATCACCCGCAGATGCGAAGCGCCGAAGGAGCGCGCCGCCACGGCGTAGTCCTGGTCGCGCAGGACCTTGATCTGGGCCTCGACGATGCGCGCGACGTTCATCCAGGAGGTCGCGGCGATGAGCAGGACCATCGAGATCAGGCCCGGCTTGACCAGAGCCGCCAGCGCCAGCAGCAGGAAGATCGTCGGAAAGCACAGGATCGCGTCGACCAGGCGCATCAGCAGCGAGCCGATGGCGCCACCATGATAGCCGGCGATCATGCCGACGCCAGTGCCGATGGCGATCGCGATCGCCATGGCGGCGAAGCCGATGCCGAGCGAGATGCGCCCGCCCATCATCAACCGGGCCAGCATGTCGCGGCCGAGCTCGTCCGTGCCGAGGACATGCGCTCCTGTCAAAGGCGGCGCAAAGCGGTTCATCACGTCGATACGGGTCTCGTCGAACGGCAGCAGGAACCGGCCGAGGAGGCAGACGAGTGCAAGGATGAGGATGATCGCAGCGCCGGCCATGGCGAGCCGGTGCCGCCGGAAGCGGCTCCAGGCGTTTTTCCGGGCGAGCCCCTCGGATTCGATCGGTAGCTGGAAGACGTCCGCACTCATGATCAGCCCAACCGGATGCGTGGATCGGCGACCGCGTAGAGCATGTCGGCGATCAGCGAGCCGATCAGCACCATCAGCGCCGACAGCATCAGGATGCCCATCACCACCGGATAGTCGCGATACTCGATCGAATCGAGGAAGAGCCGGCCCATGCCCGGCCACGTGAACACCGTCTCGGTGACGAGCGCCCCGCCGAGCAGGGTCGGGAACTGCAGGCCGGCGAGCGTGATCAGCGGCAGCAAGGCATTACGCAGGGCATGACGGCTCAGCACCGCCTGCTCCGACACACCCTTGGCGCGGGCGGTGCGGATATAGTCCTGGCCGATCACGTCGAGCACTGCCGAGCGCGTGAAGCGCGCCCAGACCGCCGTCTCGA is drawn from Bosea sp. Tri-49 and contains these coding sequences:
- a CDS encoding ABC transporter substrate-binding protein, giving the protein MPARAMAETVTVTDVAGRQVSVTVPVRRVILGEGRQIHVTAALDRENAFGRIVGWGEDFEKSDPDTYAAYVARFPQAAALPRFGSPSRGSFDIEKAISLWPDLVVLGAEMQRPAEEIRLVERLAELGIPVVYVDFRQAPSRNTKPSLRLLGQLFGKSEIAEALIAFRAAEVARVTERLAAAGPLARPLVMLDRIPGYSDECCLSFGNENFGAIVAAAGGINLGSELLAGTFGTINPETIIVRDPDVVIVTGGNWEALAPNGAWVGLGPGADLRKAQEKLAALAARPAFRATKAVRAGRVHAIWHQFYTSPYQFVALQRIARWLHPELFADLDPDDTLRRLHEQFLPITYRSGYWIDLQR
- a CDS encoding TonB-dependent receptor translates to MSLLAGTALAVVAASAASAQERNDGQVRLDEIVVDGPARASGVPAPFAGGQVAQGSRLGLLGNAETLKSPLSTTSYTGELARNLQASTVADALILDPSVRSSHPSGGIVDSFNIRGFPIGEGNSGEIAFDGVYGVAPNYRVFTDYAERIEVLKGPAAALTGIAPNGGVGGVINVVPKRAEADLTRVGAEFSSRAYGGATFDVARRFGTGREFGVRVNGSLRGGDTAVNRQSETTGIGSLALDYQGARFRSWLYALAQRDELDAPNRPFLMTRGLRVPSAPSGRENVIQPWEWSRIDDRSVLWKNEFDLTDNITVFGNAGGSQTRVERFFGLPTILNARGDTSHTPQYFDLGIGRQSYEAGIRARFETGFIKHSLTLQASYYRETLERALTNGTAVLSNIYAPSWSATQFASRAPRTRLSDSDLTSFALADTMSAFDDRVMLTLGIRRQSVAINNYAAGTGILTSAYDENATTPMVGLVLRPLDYLSVYANYVEGLSRGDVAPTTASNAGETFAPYRTKQYEAGVKLQHGSFGASLAGFQISKPSGELNSGLFSVTGEQRVRGLELSVYGEVTPQLRLLGGASLLDGKLTKTAVAANLGNRPIGVAPVQLNLGAEWDVPWLRGLTLTGTLVYTGKQYVDAANTQSLPDWTRFDLGARYATEIAGRKTVFRATVQNVADTKYWSSVASFGTFYVGAPRTFRLSMSMDL
- a CDS encoding ABC transporter permease produces the protein MSADVFQLPIESEGLARKNAWSRFRRHRLAMAGAAIILILALVCLLGRFLLPFDETRIDVMNRFAPPLTGAHVLGTDELGRDMLARLMMGGRISLGIGFAAMAIAIAIGTGVGMIAGYHGGAIGSLLMRLVDAILCFPTIFLLLALAALVKPGLISMVLLIAATSWMNVARIVEAQIKVLRDQDYAVAARSFGASHLRVMVRELLPNAMAPIVVAATLNVARAILLESYVSFLGYGIQPPTASWGNMLNNAQIYLTSAPWLAILPGAAITLAVTSFNFTGDGLRDALDPRMDIR
- a CDS encoding LysR substrate-binding domain-containing protein; this encodes MTRRLPSLNALRCFEIVAAQLSIKKAAAALNVSESAVSRQVKILEDQLGTPLFQRTHNGLEITDAGQRLALSVKEAFDHIAEAITPFRAEQETVTIKCLPTFALRWLLPRLKAFQERHPLVKVSVQTRLNDMTLNDADADLGIRYGMGNWPLDCVTELYPEWILPVCAPSYGGGRFSGADLPEATLLHPLPDRRDWRTWSEKSGMHIETRHGLDFDALDMALSAAEAGLGVAMTDVVLAHEAIQDGRLVVPLRRAVPTGISYYLVRPPGMRRRREVRLVDEWICDEISAARELVRRYSA